The following coding sequences lie in one Eubacterium ventriosum genomic window:
- a CDS encoding metallophosphoesterase: MKERGDNMRILVISDSHGQLGNLNEILKEAGKVDRVIHLGDAVGQDEEIREMCGCPVTIVRGNCDFYSKNELVEIVEEENVKIFATHGHRFNVEYSVNDLCNAAREEGCSVALYGHTHVPDVSYCKDVLVMNPGSISRPRQASGRPTYGIVTIGSNGEARADTYSL, encoded by the coding sequence ATGAAAGAGAGGGGAGATAACATGAGAATATTAGTAATAAGCGATTCACATGGACAGCTTGGAAATTTAAATGAAATATTAAAAGAAGCAGGCAAGGTGGATAGAGTTATTCATTTGGGCGATGCAGTTGGACAGGATGAGGAGATTCGTGAAATGTGCGGTTGTCCTGTTACAATTGTAAGAGGAAATTGCGATTTTTATTCAAAGAATGAGTTGGTTGAAATAGTTGAAGAAGAAAATGTAAAGATTTTTGCAACTCATGGACATAGATTTAATGTTGAGTATAGTGTAAATGATTTGTGTAATGCTGCAAGAGAAGAAGGGTGCAGTGTTGCGTTATACGGACATACTCATGTGCCGGATGTTTCATATTGCAAGGATGTACTTGTTATGAATCCGGGAAGTATTTCACGACCAAGACAGGCTTCAGGCAGACCAACATATGGAATTGTAACAATAGGAAGCAATGGAGAAGCCAGAGCTGACACCTATAGTCTTTAA
- a CDS encoding XTP/dITP diphosphatase, with protein MKKIIFATTNQGKVREVKMMMEDFGVDFVTMKDAGIDIDIVEDGKTFEENAIIKAKTIMEATGEIALADDSGLEVDYLDGAPGIYSARFLGEDTPYDEKNKYIIEKLKDAKGKERSARFVCSMAVAFPNGEIETCRGTIEGLIGYEQKGKNGFGYDPIVYVPEYEMTTGEMAPELKNSISHRGKALEQMKEILKRKLDLN; from the coding sequence ATGAAAAAAATAATATTTGCAACAACTAATCAGGGAAAAGTTAGAGAAGTAAAAATGATGATGGAAGATTTCGGAGTTGATTTTGTAACAATGAAGGATGCCGGAATTGATATTGATATAGTGGAAGATGGAAAAACTTTTGAAGAAAATGCCATTATTAAGGCAAAAACAATAATGGAAGCTACAGGTGAAATAGCTTTGGCAGATGATTCAGGGTTAGAAGTTGATTATTTGGATGGCGCACCTGGAATTTATTCTGCAAGATTTTTAGGGGAAGATACACCTTATGATGAAAAGAATAAATATATTATCGAAAAATTAAAAGATGCAAAAGGCAAAGAAAGAAGCGCAAGATTTGTTTGTTCTATGGCAGTTGCTTTTCCTAATGGTGAAATTGAAACATGTAGGGGAACAATTGAAGGATTAATCGGATATGAACAAAAAGGAAAGAACGGATTTGGATATGATCCTATAGTTTATGTACCTGAATACGAGATGACAACAGGTGAAATGGCTCCTGAGTTAAAAAACAGCATTAGCCATAGAGGAAAAGCGTTAGAGCAGATGAAAGAAATTTTGAAGAGAAAATTGGATTTAAATTAA